In Candidatus Chlorohelix allophototropha, one DNA window encodes the following:
- a CDS encoding branched-chain amino acid ABC transporter permease → MNIPNLFIMAVAIMLSIVASQRKNKMLGFAGLGVLALLLVAAPFISENKAPLIPIFILGLGAVGWNIIGGYTGYAAFGQVAFYGLGAYTVVLFGSKSRTPLPANSLSSIQDQTIGWSLPIAFILAAVIPAIIALLIGLPVLKLKGHYFAIATLGIAVATPQVIANIGCIGGTDQNPGFCLGLGTGLTMRPLPDDKEANLTQLYFLGLIAMTLAVFLLWYISRNKFGYGLFAIRENEEAASVMGVNTALFKNAAFVLAAALTGLAGAIQAMLQIQVAPNEDSIFNTSTSLYVIVICLLGGVGTVWGPFIGTFIFAFIREVLENMPKWFNNKGLIEWRDVIFGLIVVLMVLFLPKGIMQLVGNKGRFTWKIFLRNIRENSI, encoded by the coding sequence ATGAATATCCCAAATTTATTCATAATGGCAGTCGCTATCATGCTCTCTATTGTAGCCAGCCAGCGCAAGAACAAAATGCTCGGCTTCGCCGGATTAGGGGTGTTGGCATTGCTTTTAGTGGCAGCGCCATTTATTAGCGAAAATAAAGCTCCCCTGATACCAATTTTTATTTTGGGGCTAGGGGCAGTTGGCTGGAATATTATCGGTGGCTACACCGGGTATGCTGCCTTTGGGCAAGTAGCCTTTTACGGACTAGGCGCATATACAGTGGTGCTATTCGGTTCAAAAAGTCGCACGCCCTTACCTGCTAACAGTCTTTCCAGTATTCAGGATCAAACCATAGGCTGGTCTCTACCAATCGCCTTTATTCTGGCAGCGGTTATACCTGCCATTATAGCTTTACTCATTGGGTTGCCCGTTTTAAAGCTTAAAGGGCATTACTTTGCCATAGCTACACTCGGTATTGCAGTAGCCACTCCGCAAGTTATTGCTAATATTGGTTGTATCGGCGGTACTGATCAGAATCCCGGTTTTTGCCTCGGTTTAGGCACAGGCTTAACAATGCGTCCACTTCCCGATGACAAAGAGGCTAACCTAACTCAGCTTTACTTTCTGGGCTTAATTGCAATGACATTGGCAGTATTTTTACTCTGGTATATCTCACGCAACAAATTCGGCTATGGTCTATTCGCAATTCGTGAAAACGAAGAAGCTGCCTCGGTGATGGGCGTGAATACTGCCCTGTTTAAGAATGCCGCCTTTGTGCTTGCCGCCGCCTTAACCGGACTAGCCGGAGCAATTCAAGCGATGCTGCAAATCCAAGTTGCGCCAAACGAGGACAGTATTTTCAACACCTCAACCAGCCTGTATGTAATTGTAATTTGCTTGTTGGGCGGGGTAGGGACGGTTTGGGGACCTTTTATAGGCACTTTCATATTCGCTTTTATCCGTGAAGTGTTAGAAAATATGCCGAAGTGGTTTAATAATAAAGGCTTGATTGAATGGCGCGATGTTATCTTCGGTTTGATTGTCGTATTAATGGTATTGTTCCTGCCTAAAGGGATTATGCAATTGGTAGGTAATAAAGGTCGCTTTACCTGGAAGATATTCTTGCGGAATATTAGAGAAAATAGCATATAG
- a CDS encoding ABC transporter ATP-binding protein yields MLKIEKLNVAYGDVQVLWDVDLEVQRGEILALVGSNGAGKTTLLSTISGLLNPKSGEINFNGKNIAGKQAQEIVGNGVAHVPEGRRLFGALSVRENLQIGAYKRKDKAQIAADLEYVLSLFPRIKERLNSLAGKLSGGEQQMVAIGRGLMARPSLLMIDELSLGLAPVIIENLLEIIQTVNREGTTILIVEQDVQTALEYANRGYVLETGHVILTGTSANLLEDDRVKKAYLGL; encoded by the coding sequence ATCCTGAAAATAGAGAAATTAAATGTGGCTTACGGGGACGTTCAAGTGCTATGGGACGTTGACCTTGAAGTGCAACGGGGTGAGATTTTGGCGTTGGTAGGTTCTAATGGGGCAGGGAAAACCACCTTGCTAAGTACGATTAGCGGGTTGTTAAATCCTAAAAGCGGTGAAATCAATTTTAACGGTAAAAACATTGCAGGGAAACAGGCTCAGGAAATTGTTGGAAATGGTGTAGCGCATGTGCCTGAAGGTCGCCGTCTTTTTGGGGCGCTTTCAGTTCGTGAGAATCTACAAATAGGCGCTTACAAACGCAAGGATAAAGCTCAGATTGCAGCCGATCTAGAATATGTTTTGTCGTTATTTCCGAGAATAAAAGAACGTTTGAACAGTCTTGCCGGAAAGCTGAGCGGCGGGGAACAGCAAATGGTAGCAATAGGTCGTGGTTTGATGGCGCGCCCTTCGCTGTTAATGATTGACGAACTTTCCCTAGGTCTTGCTCCGGTGATAATTGAAAACTTACTTGAAATAATCCAAACGGTAAACCGCGAAGGCACAACCATTTTGATTGTAGAGCAGGATGTGCAAACCGCATTGGAATACGCCAACCGAGGGTATGTGCTGGAAACCGGACATGTAATCCTGACCGGAACTTCCGCTAATTTGCTGGAAGATGACCGAGTCAAGAAAGCTTATCTTGGGCTATGA
- a CDS encoding branched-chain amino acid ABC transporter permease — protein sequence MSLQNVVSGLLLGGMLALIGMGFSLVWGILNIVNLAHAPTIMFGAYITYYFYEGLHIDPFLALPITMGILAIFGFLLQQFLINRIIKSTLLITFLLTFGLEVMFVNLGRLIFSGVPRTVKTDYDSASFSFLSAEVSFKKLAGLGIALILTFLLYLFMSRTKIGNAIRATSMDLNAAKLMGINIANIYTVTYAISAALAGAAGALLSTWNSFTPDEFGKYNIRAFAVVVLGGLGSIPGALIGGLAFGFISEIIGGLTIGSGLDAFTLSPWKEGILFLSLVLVLIIRPQGLMGKEGYR from the coding sequence TGGTCAGTGGCTTATTGTTGGGCGGTATGCTGGCTCTCATTGGGATGGGCTTTTCGCTGGTGTGGGGTATTCTGAATATAGTAAACCTCGCGCATGCCCCTACAATTATGTTTGGCGCTTACATCACTTATTATTTTTACGAAGGTTTACATATAGACCCCTTCTTGGCATTACCCATTACTATGGGGATTTTGGCTATTTTCGGTTTTTTATTACAACAATTTTTAATAAACCGAATTATTAAATCCACCCTTTTAATAACCTTCTTGCTCACATTCGGGCTTGAGGTTATGTTTGTAAATCTCGGTCGTCTCATTTTTTCCGGCGTACCGCGCACTGTCAAAACCGATTATGACTCCGCTAGCTTTTCATTTTTGAGCGCAGAAGTGAGCTTTAAAAAACTGGCAGGCTTGGGTATCGCATTGATACTGACTTTCCTATTATATTTATTTATGAGCCGGACTAAAATTGGAAATGCTATCCGGGCTACTAGCATGGATTTAAATGCGGCAAAGCTGATGGGTATAAACATTGCAAATATCTATACAGTAACTTATGCCATTAGCGCGGCGCTGGCAGGGGCAGCAGGCGCATTGCTCTCTACTTGGAACTCCTTTACGCCTGATGAGTTTGGAAAATATAACATTCGTGCTTTTGCGGTGGTCGTTTTGGGCGGATTAGGCTCAATACCGGGTGCGCTTATCGGCGGTTTGGCGTTTGGTTTTATTAGTGAGATTATCGGCGGTTTGACAATCGGCTCAGGACTAGATGCTTTCACGCTAAGCCCCTGGAAAGAGGGCATTTTGTTTCTGTCATTGGTACTGGTGTTAATAATTCGCCCGCAGGGCTTAATGGGTAAGGAAGGCTATAGGTAG
- a CDS encoding nuclear transport factor 2 family protein: MDISADETLRVINDFNLAFNRHDVAAIMALMTEDCLFDGTDPAPDGTPYIGQAAVKQYWEDFFKASPSAVFEWEEVFGTGDKAVVRWTYRWVDEEGKAGHVRGVDIVRVSGGKVAEKRSYVKG; this comes from the coding sequence ATGGATATTTCTGCTGATGAGACTCTCCGGGTTATAAATGATTTTAACTTAGCTTTTAATCGGCATGATGTGGCTGCTATCATGGCGCTTATGACCGAAGATTGCCTTTTCGATGGCACAGACCCTGCGCCGGATGGCACTCCTTATATTGGGCAAGCAGCAGTAAAGCAATATTGGGAAGATTTTTTCAAAGCTTCTCCCTCCGCCGTTTTCGAGTGGGAGGAGGTTTTTGGTACGGGTGATAAAGCAGTAGTGCGCTGGACTTATAGATGGGTGGACGAGGAAGGTAAAGCGGGGCATGTGCGCGGGGTAGATATAGTCAGAGTAAGCGGCGGTAAAGTGGCTGAGAAACGTTCCTATGTAAAAGGTTAG
- a CDS encoding TetR/AcrR family transcriptional regulator has product MSAKKPRDTETRRKLLTAAEELFDQLGYEDTGIRDVMERVGVKEPTVYYYFKDKKTLFIEVMKRKLDRFFRRMQEATKEQFLHDQLVELAIVLFEESHNRVSILREVMQFNPLDQYQNTIKGVVQSLNSGVAGNLERVMREGIRRGELQTLDPAFLARSFLYLVEGFAAEPISTFEKLDNRELATKLVTLFLGGCAIG; this is encoded by the coding sequence ATGAGTGCCAAAAAACCGCGAGACACCGAAACCAGACGCAAATTATTAACAGCAGCAGAAGAATTATTTGATCAGTTAGGTTATGAAGATACCGGTATCCGCGATGTGATGGAGCGAGTTGGCGTTAAAGAGCCAACCGTCTATTATTATTTCAAGGATAAAAAGACTCTTTTTATCGAAGTGATGAAGCGCAAACTGGATCGCTTTTTCAGGCGTATGCAAGAAGCCACCAAAGAACAGTTCTTGCATGACCAGCTTGTAGAATTGGCAATTGTATTGTTTGAGGAGAGCCATAACCGAGTCTCAATACTGCGGGAAGTGATGCAATTCAACCCGCTCGATCAGTATCAAAATACGATTAAAGGGGTGGTACAGAGCCTGAATAGCGGGGTAGCGGGTAATCTTGAAAGAGTGATGCGCGAGGGTATCCGGCGAGGAGAACTCCAAACGTTAGATCCTGCGTTTCTTGCGCGTTCATTTTTGTATCTGGTAGAAGGCTTTGCGGCGGAGCCGATCTCCACTTTTGAGAAACTGGACAATCGCGAACTGGCAACTAAACTGGTAACCCTATTTCTAGGAGGGTGCGCTATTGGCTAA
- a CDS encoding ABC transporter ATP-binding protein — protein MQAAESNELILQVSEATKRYGGVTAVSNISFEVKKSEILGLIGPNGAGKTTLVNMITGLAKPTSGTIHYKGTLLNEVQAHKIGEMGIARTFQVVRPFRNLTVLENVAVGAMYGAGGKKRNAKQAFSRAEEVLEFVGLSSKRDEQSDQLTIVSRKRLELAKALAMEPQLLLLDEVMAGLRGSEIDEAMKLIRDISQKGITVLVIEHVMKVIIGVCNRVVVLDYGRKIAEGKPQEVMNNPAVIEAYLGKKYAKSQKQVITDGGK, from the coding sequence ATGCAAGCAGCCGAAAGCAACGAATTAATTTTACAGGTAAGCGAAGCCACCAAGCGCTATGGAGGTGTAACTGCCGTATCCAATATAAGTTTTGAGGTTAAAAAGAGCGAAATACTTGGTTTGATAGGTCCTAACGGTGCAGGTAAAACCACGTTGGTTAATATGATAACGGGCTTAGCAAAACCAACCAGCGGTACAATCCATTATAAAGGCACTCTCTTGAACGAGGTACAGGCGCACAAAATCGGTGAAATGGGTATTGCGCGCACTTTTCAAGTGGTGCGTCCCTTCCGCAATCTGACGGTTCTGGAAAATGTGGCAGTGGGCGCAATGTACGGGGCAGGCGGTAAAAAGCGCAATGCCAAGCAAGCCTTTAGCCGCGCTGAGGAAGTGCTTGAGTTTGTAGGACTTTCTTCCAAAAGGGATGAGCAATCGGATCAGTTAACTATCGTTAGTCGCAAACGTCTTGAACTGGCTAAGGCGCTGGCAATGGAACCGCAACTCCTGCTACTGGATGAGGTGATGGCAGGCTTGCGGGGTAGCGAAATTGATGAGGCAATGAAGCTTATTCGCGACATTTCCCAGAAGGGCATAACTGTTCTGGTTATAGAGCATGTGATGAAAGTGATTATCGGGGTGTGTAATCGGGTAGTGGTACTCGACTATGGGCGCAAAATAGCCGAGGGGAAGCCGCAGGAAGTAATGAATAACCCGGCAGTAATCGAAGCCTATTTGGGCAAGAAGTACGCCAAGAGTCAAAAACAGGTAATAACCGATGGCGGAAAATAA
- a CDS encoding maleylpyruvate isomerase N-terminal domain-containing protein — protein sequence MIHFAKIKEALYGQTVRTIALIEELKETDWQLQSRLPGWDVQLLVAHILRALTLFNEYLEGPPPETPPNKDRLTYFHFEGAEMAGSVTHRSLKLAEAITPADTVGLFLNNLDICMEKLESVNAALPMRCIFGTITVSEYAATRVFEIGVHTLDLQASLGLPLELDPVAQEIIVQILQLLLDKPRPPELVNDIDFIEAATGRNPFPGLKLSAFSS from the coding sequence ATGATCCACTTTGCTAAAATTAAAGAAGCATTATACGGGCAAACTGTTCGCACCATTGCACTCATCGAAGAATTAAAAGAAACCGATTGGCAATTGCAAAGTCGCTTACCCGGTTGGGATGTACAACTGCTGGTGGCACATATTTTGCGTGCTTTGACGCTTTTTAATGAATACCTAGAAGGACCGCCACCGGAAACGCCTCCTAATAAGGATCGTCTCACCTATTTCCACTTTGAAGGCGCTGAAATGGCAGGATCAGTTACGCATCGCTCCCTTAAGTTGGCAGAAGCTATTACTCCTGCCGATACTGTAGGGCTATTCCTAAATAACCTAGACATTTGTATGGAAAAATTGGAAAGTGTCAATGCTGCCCTACCCATGCGCTGTATTTTTGGCACAATTACGGTTTCAGAATATGCGGCGACAAGGGTTTTTGAAATTGGTGTGCATACCCTTGATTTGCAGGCATCGTTAGGTTTACCTCTTGAACTAGACCCTGTAGCACAAGAAATTATAGTCCAAATCCTTCAATTGTTGCTGGATAAGCCACGCCCGCCCGAATTGGTGAATGATATTGATTTCATCGAAGCTGCTACAGGGCGCAACCCATTTCCCGGCTTAAAACTTTCCGCTTTCAGTTCCTAG